The Ziziphus jujuba cultivar Dongzao chromosome 3, ASM3175591v1 region TGGTTTTGTTTCGAGGCATGTTGGAAGATGATTGTGGAGTGAAACCAACGGATACTACTATGGTTTGCATTCTTTCCGCAGCTTCTCAGTTGGGTGTATTGGAAACTGGTGCTTGTGTTCATGGTTATATTGAGAAGACAATTCCTTTTCCAGAAAATGATGTGTTTATTGGCACGGGTCTTATCAATATGTACTCAAAATGTGGATGTCTTGACAGTGCTTTAACCATTTTTATGACAATGGAAGAGAAACATATCTTAATTTGGACAGCAATGGCAACCGGGCTTGCCATTCATGGAAAGGGAAAAGAAGCTTTGAAGCTTTTCGATGAAATGGATGCTTATGGAGTAAAACCCAATTCAATGACTTTCACCAGTTTGCTTTCGGCTTGTTGCCATGGTGGACTTGTTGAAGAaggcctccattttttttttttttttgccattttatttcttcttcttcttcaatctgcTAATACATATTTGTAGAAAAAATTTATCCTTCTTCATTCTTCATCTTtgtccttcttcttctccttccatctgccattgtttttttctgcaattttatttcttcttccataTGTACAATGCTTAGTGTACAGTCATGTCAAGTTTAtacatttgtttatgttggacTTGTCCTTCTATGCGTAGGCTGTGAATGCTGATTCTATATCGGAGTTTAGTGAACTTGGAAATCAATTAGCCAACAAAAGCCGTTATTTATGGgttgaaaaaatattcaattgtcttatgcataccattaaaatatatttatttttaattaattgttatttatggcatactatgttttaagttaattttaagatatttctaaagttatatgttaatattatttgtgggtgtatacaacaaattttgcatattttgcatgtatatataaatatataaatatataaatgtacaaccttaattagatgtaataattttttttttcatataaatttaacttttaaaatttttattctttttaaattaaaaatataattacaaaatagttaTATCCAGTCCGATTCGGCACCAAACATGGTACAATTAGTCTATCATTCAGTCTGAAATTATGCCAAACATAGTACTGCACTAATTATCAGGTCTAATCCTAtccgatcctgtccgatccggacctatccGGTGTTCCAAACGCCCCCTATAGTTTCAAGagcattatttatttcttcttagGTTTCAAACATTTATCGATTTCTTCTTCTATTATTTCATTCATatcttcaaaataattttatctacATCTTAATAAAGAAgttaaatgtaatttttaaaatttaatggactaaattaaaattactgCAAAACTTTGAAGGTTTAGATGAAATTTccctaaaataaaagataaaaaaaaaaaaaaaacaaaaagacattaggaatttttcttctttcattctCATAttatataaagagagttttcattatattttcaagttttgtttttattttttggtttttgttgagttaacctttgtatgtttttatttataatacatgtatttccttttaaaaaattttaaaatataacccAACAAAATCTATGGCATGTTAAAATTGGATCCAAACGTATAAAGAAGCAGCGAACACTTTGCATCACCAACTTCAATTTTCCACCGGagaatgataatatatatagatagaaaaattatattctggtccataattatattatataaataaacaataatattaaagtcATTAAAactatttaccaaaattttgaaatgtgaCATTGTTTTAGTAAGTTCatatcttttattaatttaggTTAATCACATTTTATTGCCCTCTAATTTGAgaattatacaatttaaactatttgttaaaattcgttggcctctctttctttttgggcTTTGAGAAAGCATTTCTTTTCCAATTATTTCAATTCCCTCttttttgaaaattggtgtgtttttctttttttttttcttttttttttttgtttggttcgttcaaaaccttttttttttttgggattttacaACCTCTTCTTTGTACAATctctaaaagaaaaaacttcaattttttgttttttctaattttgaacagattatgaatttttaaatacagAAATGATTTTTGCAGAGTTTTTATTATATgtagaaaaattttcaaaaagaaccattttgaaagaaaacatgcttcacaatttttttggttaggtgtttgataaataaaaatatattattcttaaacaaattaaaaaatatattaactaagcaaatagattattatttttaaattaaaatatattattttttctggacaatttttttttcaaaaaataaaaatgtacaaaacaataactaaacattttttttattagcaatgcaaattttatttaaaccttttcaatttaatcataattataattagaacctatatttttataaaattattattgacctttttttagttttttatatcaataaaaataatatattagactactctaattattttttagaattcaaggttaaaaaaaatattaaaaaaatcaatattttaatacaattatGGCTTTTTAACTGATAAATAttgctaaaagaaaaaatggcttTTAACTGATAAAAATTAGCACATAAGGACTAAAcgataattttcaaaaacataatatttaattgtaattacACTAAAAGTGAAGGTTTCCAAGTGAAATTTCCACTAATGCAGCATTATTATTccttactttttatttaattttattaataaaacaatacCACAAGTCAATTCCGTTACAACCCATCGTCTTCAAGCTTAAAACAGTGTGAAAAACCCTTATACTGAAACCTGAAACCTCTTCAAAATTCTGGAGCACGAAGATCGATTTTGAAGCACTGCACATTCTCCGTTGAGTTTCTTAGCAATTCAAGCATTAATTATATTGCACTTtgtaagtttaattaaatttttccaTAAATTGCTTCTTGATTCTAAGAACGTTAGCAATTATTTTCAATCACACAATTGGTTGAGTTGCTTAGAGTTTAAGGTATCAAATttcttcttgattttgtttttagtttattattattattatttgtatttgaagGTGTTGAAGAAAAACCTTTAAATTATCACATCAAGAAGGGAAACAAAAGTGAAATTACCAGCACCAGAATGTGAGTATTGCCCCAAACTATCATGACTGTCACTTTTTCAACATTGTTCAGCTTTAAACAGACAAGACTAGTATATGGTTTTAAGATAGGATTAACCAAGACTATTATTTGGTTTTGGGATAGGAATGAACCAGATTGGATGTGctataattttgatttaataactatatttttaatttataaatatatcccTATATCACCGAAATCgaatcaattttaatattaatttatttcccaatttaattatttttagataatttatttcCCAGTTCATtgataaatggaaatttttcttttttttcttttttcaagaaGGAGAATATTGCATTGAGCAAGGAAATAGTACATCAGTTCATATCAGAGGATAAAATGTTAACAAAATGTTAACAAAATCACATGGAAGTGTAAGTAAAAGAGATTTATTCCTAGTAGCCTGGTCTATTATGCACAAACCACCGTGAACAAACCTGTTTCTACCCTTCCAAATCTCCCAACATAAATAAGAGGCCAAGGCCATAATATCACCGTCAAGCAAAGaatgtttggaaaaataatttatgttaaatttaaaacttccttatttgataaaatataatttaattagaaattataCATTTTCagcatatttacaaatataatgTCCCATACTTTAAAATATGCATGATATATaagtaaaacaagaaaaaaagaatacatCAGCTTTTCATTCTTAAACCAATTATAATCATTATACCATATAAATGTAAAGCCAATCTACAAGCCGTATTACTTCACCAAAAGCAGCAAAAATCACTCTGgaataataatcaaattattaGTTCGGTGATAACAAATCAACATCTCAGAAATTCATTGATGGGACAACCCATGAGCTTTCATAGCATATTCTATTATTTTCCTTTGCATTccctattaattttttatcgtCCAAGTGAAATTCTTCAACCCTATAAATATATTCCCCTGATTGCATTACGACATAGGAACTGTAAATGGTGTTTGCTCTATACCCAGGATAGTTTGCGGCTAAAACAGATAAGCAATCGTTATGTCCTAGAAATAAAGATTGAGGTTTTTAACTCGAATACATTCGAATTCTCCATCAGAGTGTTTGAGTTTGTAAACTTTATAGGCAGGACTAAAGTCTTCAACACATCTACAGGCTATAAGAAGATCACCATTAGCAGTTTCCACAAGGTAAGAAACAAACCGAATTTTCCGATATCCTACTAATCCTTTCGAATAGGATGGTAGTATAGTTTCCTCTTTAAAGTTAATGCACCCaatatcatgatcaatattTAGAGACAGAATTCTCCCTTTATTAGAGACACCCAATATCCATttgtcataaaaaataatgtcaTGAAGAGTTGCCAATTTAGGATACTTCGCTAAGTAAGTCCAAAATTTGTCACCAAATTTCAAATGTGCAAACTCTGCAGTAGCATCATATCCAGTTCCATACTCAGTTTCAAAATAGGCAAGAACCTCAAACGATCCCAAAGGGGGTCTCTTGACAATACAACCTTTTGAAATATTGAATATCGAAGATCCCAAAGGTGTCTCTTGACAATACAACCTTTTTAAGTATTGAATATCGAACACCTTCCTTATCAATCGGAGGAAGATCAATGATTTTccgaaaaaaaggttaaaaactaTTAATTGTAAACAATTTTTCTCGAAAACCAATCAAACGTGAGAAGATCCATAACAAATCTTGAATTTGTTAAATGGATTATGTAACTGGAATTTGCAGAATTCATGATTGGTGAAATCCAACAATTTCAATTGAATAAATTTTGCCG contains the following coding sequences:
- the LOC107422541 gene encoding pentatricopeptide repeat-containing protein At3g18970-like, whose amino-acid sequence is MHSLPRLRALALLHQKLTSNSQVKQIHAQLIINGLNSPSILAKLIQQYYTLPDPQSIQNYAYSVFKHFDKPNLFLFNTLIRCSQPKESILVFADWVSRGDLVFDHFTYIFILGACARSPSMPTLWVGRQTHAQMLKRGTMSNNLLQTIAIHFYASNKDVSSAWRMFDKMIVRNSSTWNVMIKGYCSQREIAREALVLFRGMLEDDCGVKPTDTTMVCILSAASQLGVLETGACVHGYIEKTIPFPENDVFIGTGLINMYSKCGCLDSALTIFMTMEEKHILIWTAMATGLAIHGKGKEALKLFDEMDAYGVKPNSMTFTSLLSACCHGGLVEEGLHFFFFFDSLRLKQISNRYVLEIKIEVFNSNTFEFSIRVFEFVNFIGRTKVFNTSTGYKKITISSFHKNS